A window of Ardenticatena maritima contains these coding sequences:
- a CDS encoding amino acid adenylation domain-containing protein gives MAYLIQHLLSESAQRYPHHEAARFKQQSMTYRQLDEITNRVAHALQHEGVRRGDRVGIYVHKSFASLVAIFGILKAGGVYVPLDPNAPAKRLAYITRNCDIRVVLSATNKLRDLDAMLEYETPVGVVMMTDQDAQAPAQLNGGVRVVPWYRIMAEPPTPPPDPGVIETDLAYILYTSGSTGVPKGVMISHRTIFTFINWCSDTFNITANDRLTSHAPLHFDLSTFDIFVAMQAGATVVLVPEQLSIFPVQLVRLLQDERITVTYLVPSVLSMMVNYGQLPKHDLSALRLVLFAGEVFPIKYLRQLVNMVPHPDYYNLYGPTETNVCTYYKVQPTDIAPDRTRPVPIGKACENMEVFAVKDDGTLVTEPGEEGELWVRGSCVAQGYWGDPEKTARSFVRNPYQPFFEETAYRTGDIVVLAEDRTNWIYIGRRDHMIKSRGYRIELGEIEAALYAHPHIKEAAVVAIPDDLIGNRLDAYIVPEDGYHLSADIVRAHCAQHLPRYMIPERIELLATLPKTSTGKTDRTGLKKMAMAAKGATP, from the coding sequence TGTAGGCATCTACGTCCACAAATCGTTTGCCTCGCTGGTCGCCATCTTCGGCATCCTGAAAGCCGGCGGCGTGTATGTCCCGCTCGACCCGAACGCGCCCGCCAAACGTCTGGCGTACATCACCCGCAATTGCGATATTCGCGTGGTGCTTTCCGCCACCAACAAACTGCGCGACCTGGACGCCATGCTCGAATATGAGACCCCCGTCGGCGTTGTGATGATGACCGACCAGGACGCACAAGCGCCGGCGCAACTCAATGGCGGTGTGCGCGTTGTCCCCTGGTATCGCATCATGGCTGAACCCCCTACCCCACCACCCGACCCCGGCGTGATTGAAACCGATTTGGCGTACATCCTGTACACCTCAGGCTCAACCGGCGTCCCCAAAGGGGTGATGATTTCACACCGCACCATCTTCACTTTCATCAACTGGTGCTCGGATACCTTCAACATCACCGCGAACGACCGCCTGACCAGTCATGCCCCGCTCCACTTCGACCTTTCGACGTTCGACATCTTTGTCGCTATGCAAGCCGGGGCCACCGTGGTGCTTGTGCCCGAACAGCTCTCCATCTTCCCGGTACAACTGGTGCGCCTGCTGCAAGATGAGCGCATCACCGTCACCTATCTGGTGCCGTCCGTGCTCTCGATGATGGTCAACTACGGGCAACTGCCCAAGCACGACCTTTCGGCGCTGCGGCTGGTACTTTTTGCCGGCGAAGTCTTCCCTATCAAGTACCTGCGCCAGCTGGTGAACATGGTCCCCCACCCGGACTACTACAACCTGTATGGTCCCACAGAAACCAACGTCTGCACCTATTACAAAGTGCAACCGACCGACATCGCGCCCGACCGCACGCGCCCCGTCCCCATCGGCAAAGCCTGTGAGAACATGGAAGTCTTTGCCGTGAAAGACGACGGCACGCTCGTCACCGAGCCGGGCGAAGAAGGCGAACTCTGGGTGCGCGGTTCGTGCGTCGCCCAAGGCTACTGGGGCGACCCCGAAAAGACCGCCCGCTCGTTCGTGCGCAACCCATACCAACCCTTCTTTGAGGAAACCGCCTACCGCACCGGCGACATCGTGGTACTCGCCGAAGACCGCACCAACTGGATTTACATCGGGCGGCGCGACCACATGATCAAAAGCCGCGGCTACCGCATCGAACTGGGCGAAATTGAAGCCGCGCTCTACGCCCACCCCCACATCAAGGAAGCCGCCGTGGTCGCCATCCCCGACGACCTCATCGGCAATCGGCTGGACGCCTACATCGTCCCCGAAGACGGGTATCACCTCAGCGCCGACATCGTGCGGGCGCACTGCGCGCAACACCTGCCGCGCTACATGATTCCTGAACGCATTGAACTGCTCGCAACGCTCCCGAAAACATCCACCGGCAAAACCGACCGCACCGGCTTGAAGAAAATGGCCATGGCGGCAAAAGGAGCAACGCCATGA
- a CDS encoding NAD(P)/FAD-dependent oxidoreductase codes for MKRTQVAIIGAGPGGATAAAYLRRAGIECLLIEKDPFPRYHIGESLTGECGAIIRDLGLGDEMARRRHPVKHGVKVFGPTGATSWYVPVMRREGDTLVDSTTWQVRRSDFDAMLLEHARAVGADFMQGEVVNVLRNEQGDVIGVQVRPHDSQHLLDIDADVVVDASGLGTFLSRQDVAAPRVPGRYAKQVAIFSQIANPVRGGEYPDDTLIFYGDKHHWAWFIPLDDEIVSVGVTAPGAYVAARGESKAEFLRRELHELNPNLAERITDDRLVEEVRAIPNFSYNVPRFTGRGFLCIGDAHRFIDPIFSFGVYMAMKEAQLAADAIRDYLDGAHRDAADPFAAYAALSTRAQDALQETVDGFWDFPLAFAFFVHQRYREDFIDIFAGRLFNAPDTFRGLQGLRNLRAHAQQNQMASTA; via the coding sequence ATGAAGCGAACGCAAGTAGCCATCATTGGCGCGGGTCCCGGTGGCGCAACCGCCGCCGCCTATCTGCGCCGCGCCGGCATTGAGTGCCTGCTCATCGAAAAAGACCCCTTCCCGCGCTACCACATCGGCGAATCATTGACGGGCGAATGCGGCGCCATCATCCGCGACCTGGGGCTGGGCGATGAAATGGCGCGCCGACGCCATCCCGTGAAGCATGGCGTCAAGGTCTTCGGACCGACGGGCGCCACGTCGTGGTACGTCCCCGTCATGCGGCGCGAAGGCGACACCCTGGTGGATTCCACCACCTGGCAAGTGCGCCGCAGCGATTTCGACGCCATGTTGCTCGAACATGCCCGCGCCGTCGGTGCGGACTTCATGCAAGGCGAAGTTGTCAACGTCTTGCGCAACGAGCAAGGCGACGTGATTGGCGTGCAAGTACGCCCCCACGACAGCCAGCACCTGCTGGACATTGACGCCGACGTGGTGGTGGACGCTTCCGGGCTTGGCACGTTCCTTTCGCGGCAAGACGTCGCCGCGCCACGGGTGCCCGGACGCTACGCCAAGCAAGTCGCCATCTTCTCGCAAATCGCCAATCCGGTGCGCGGCGGCGAATACCCCGACGACACGCTCATCTTCTACGGCGACAAGCACCACTGGGCATGGTTCATCCCGCTGGACGATGAAATCGTCAGCGTGGGGGTGACCGCGCCGGGCGCTTACGTCGCCGCCCGCGGCGAGAGCAAAGCCGAATTTCTGCGCCGCGAACTGCACGAACTGAACCCCAACCTTGCCGAACGCATCACCGACGACAGGCTGGTGGAAGAGGTGCGCGCCATTCCCAACTTTTCGTACAACGTCCCCCGTTTCACCGGGCGCGGCTTCCTCTGCATCGGCGACGCCCACCGCTTCATTGACCCCATTTTTTCATTCGGGGTGTACATGGCGATGAAAGAAGCCCAACTCGCCGCCGACGCCATTCGCGACTATCTCGACGGGGCGCACCGCGACGCCGCCGACCCCTTCGCCGCCTACGCCGCCCTCAGCACACGCGCCCAGGACGCCTTGCAAGAGACGGTAGATGGTTTTTGGGATTTCCCCCTCGCATTCGCGTTCTTCGTACACCAACGCTACCGCGAGGATTTCATTGACATCTTCGCCGGGCGGCTCTTCAACGCCCCCGACACCTTCCGGGGCTTGCAAGGGTTGCGCAATTTGCGCGCCCACGCCCAACAGAACCAGATGGCTTCAACCGCGTGA
- a CDS encoding sulfotransferase family protein codes for MSTYTAEPTIVYIAGYGRSGSTLLDILLNAHPYIFGAGELTEIFEAAAARTPCSCGQPLDACAIWSYVLNHLPAHTTPAEAEHLTRRTETPRWLGGSPRNDEAYGLLWRTIFQAIAHQTGARMVLDSSKNSRNTAERTAALIRTTHLPVRIIHLVRDPRAILYATFRGSNRRLEQEGHAPTRRTAMLRVLIGWMMAHATVERTRAAYPHIPVKRIRYEDLTGTPALTLQQIGGFLNIDMQPVINRLHTGAPFEGGHGIGGNRMRRAGAVHIRADRAWEQALPRYAHLLAWATWPLAHRYAYDLAHPNSAPQGAST; via the coding sequence GTGAGCACGTACACCGCCGAACCAACCATTGTCTATATCGCGGGCTATGGGCGCAGTGGCTCAACCTTGCTGGATATTCTGCTGAACGCCCACCCGTACATCTTCGGCGCGGGCGAACTCACCGAGATATTTGAAGCCGCCGCAGCGCGAACCCCCTGCTCGTGCGGGCAACCCCTGGACGCCTGCGCCATCTGGTCCTACGTGCTGAACCACTTACCCGCCCACACCACCCCAGCCGAAGCCGAACACCTCACCCGCCGCACCGAAACACCGCGTTGGCTGGGCGGCTCACCACGCAACGATGAAGCCTACGGCTTGCTCTGGCGCACCATCTTTCAAGCCATCGCTCACCAGACGGGCGCGCGCATGGTACTCGATTCATCCAAAAACTCGCGCAACACCGCCGAACGCACCGCCGCGCTCATTCGCACCACACACTTGCCGGTGCGCATCATCCACCTCGTGCGCGACCCGCGCGCCATTCTCTACGCCACCTTCCGCGGCTCCAACCGCCGCCTGGAACAAGAAGGGCACGCCCCCACACGCCGCACCGCCATGTTGCGCGTACTCATCGGCTGGATGATGGCGCATGCCACGGTGGAACGCACCCGCGCGGCATACCCCCATATCCCGGTCAAACGCATTCGCTACGAAGACCTGACCGGCACACCTGCACTCACCCTGCAACAGATTGGGGGCTTTTTGAACATTGACATGCAACCGGTCATCAACCGATTGCACACAGGCGCACCGTTTGAAGGTGGTCATGGCATTGGCGGCAACCGTATGCGCCGCGCCGGCGCCGTGCACATTCGCGCCGACCGGGCATGGGAACAGGCGCTGCCACGCTACGCCCACCTGCTGGCATGGGCAACCTGGCCCCTGGCGCACCGCTATGCGTATGACCTCGCACATCCAAACAGCGCCCCACAAGGAGCATCAACATGA
- a CDS encoding NAD(P)/FAD-dependent oxidoreductase → MSATVLPPTCDVVVAGGGPAGSSAATLLQRAGLDVVLLEKAQHPRPQVGESVLPHVWKFLDLLGVADAIREEQFVKKMGGIIAWNDSLHQISFSEFGITGGSGLHVERDRFDEILLRHAETEGVRVFEKVAAQDVDIDDDGVTVTYHDHRNAAKTEGAIRCRYLVDATGYQTLMASKCQSRKLVGKGGHYVGIWGYFRNARFLGVDAHAYPDTDVHDVRPVTFVLSFADGWAWHIVLRGKTSVGLVINKDDVRKGKGKEGLEHYFLETCAGIPYLRDLLEGAEFIPGSLAVRPDYSYYNETIAGDRFFCVGDAAGFVDPIFSQGVQAAFFNATVCAWAIESILKRPQRAQAYRRIYTNQVKQYYAFIRAISFGHMDGEEGMDLALAQRLMRFLPENERELALAAAATTHRAENFLHLARQDSTNTGTTHIPIRMKPLERLFI, encoded by the coding sequence ATGAGTGCAACCGTTCTTCCCCCCACATGCGATGTTGTTGTCGCCGGCGGCGGCCCCGCTGGAAGCAGCGCCGCCACGCTGTTGCAGCGCGCCGGCCTGGATGTAGTCCTGCTCGAAAAAGCCCAACACCCCCGCCCGCAAGTTGGCGAAAGCGTTTTGCCGCACGTCTGGAAGTTTCTGGACTTGCTCGGCGTTGCAGATGCCATTCGCGAAGAACAATTCGTCAAAAAAATGGGCGGCATCATTGCCTGGAACGATAGCCTGCATCAGATTTCCTTCTCTGAATTTGGTATCACAGGCGGCAGTGGGCTCCACGTCGAGCGCGACCGCTTCGACGAGATTTTGTTGCGCCACGCCGAAACAGAAGGCGTGCGCGTGTTTGAAAAAGTCGCCGCGCAGGACGTGGATATTGACGACGACGGCGTCACCGTCACCTATCACGACCACCGCAACGCCGCCAAAACAGAAGGCGCGATTCGCTGTCGCTACCTGGTGGACGCAACCGGCTATCAAACGCTCATGGCGAGCAAATGCCAAAGCCGCAAACTCGTCGGGAAAGGCGGGCACTATGTTGGCATTTGGGGGTACTTCCGCAACGCTCGCTTCCTTGGCGTGGACGCCCACGCCTACCCGGACACCGATGTTCACGATGTGCGCCCGGTGACGTTCGTGCTGTCGTTCGCCGACGGTTGGGCGTGGCACATTGTGTTGCGCGGCAAAACCAGCGTGGGGTTGGTCATCAACAAAGATGATGTGCGCAAAGGCAAGGGCAAAGAGGGGCTGGAACACTACTTCCTGGAGACCTGCGCCGGCATTCCCTACCTGCGCGACTTGCTGGAAGGCGCTGAATTCATCCCCGGCTCGCTCGCCGTGCGCCCCGATTATTCCTACTACAACGAAACCATCGCCGGCGACCGCTTCTTTTGCGTCGGAGACGCCGCCGGCTTCGTAGACCCCATCTTCTCGCAGGGGGTGCAAGCCGCTTTCTTCAACGCCACCGTCTGCGCCTGGGCGATTGAATCCATACTCAAACGCCCGCAACGCGCCCAGGCATACCGCCGCATCTACACCAACCAGGTCAAGCAATATTACGCCTTCATTCGCGCCATTTCATTTGGGCACATGGACGGCGAAGAGGGCATGGACCTTGCCCTGGCGCAACGCCTGATGCGCTTTTTGCCCGAAAACGAGCGCGAATTGGCGCTCGCCGCCGCCGCCACCACCCATCGCGCCGAAAACTTTTTGCATCTCGCCAGGCAAGACAGCACCAACACCGGCACCACACACATACCCATCCGCATGAAACCGCTGGAACGCCTTTTCATCTAA
- a CDS encoding acyl carrier protein, translated as MTAKVIEQFILDDLLLGMRQDPIAPDESLISSGILDSLALLRLITFLEERFGIAIEDHEVMQENFETIARMEAFVAAKQPA; from the coding sequence ATGACAGCCAAAGTGATCGAACAATTCATTCTCGACGATTTGCTTTTGGGAATGCGCCAAGACCCCATCGCGCCCGATGAATCGCTGATTTCCAGTGGCATTCTGGATTCGCTGGCGCTGTTGCGCCTCATCACGTTCCTCGAAGAACGCTTTGGCATTGCCATCGAAGACCATGAAGTGATGCAAGAAAACTTTGAAACCATTGCCCGCATGGAAGCCTTCGTTGCGGCAAAACAACCCGCCTAA
- a CDS encoding DUF3473 domain-containing protein has product MAQMTHMLTIDVEDWPQSTLNFDLPMTERAADNMRRLLDLLRRHNVRATMFVQGMFAEAFPALVAEMAAEGHEIATHGYSHRPVYAIGAHRFADELTRSVALLEACTGQAVRGYRAPDFSVTAETPWAFDILKEAGLLYDSSIFPVRTPRYGMADKPRRIHMLDNGLWEVPLSTIEWGGRRWPVAGGGYFRLFPYALTRRALQRLEAEGMPAVVYLHPYELDPDEFASIPHHVPWRLRLSQGLGRRSVADKLSTLLNDFTFAPIAEHLASLQPYSEVSA; this is encoded by the coding sequence ATGGCACAGATGACCCACATGCTCACAATTGACGTCGAAGACTGGCCGCAATCCACACTCAACTTCGACCTGCCCATGACCGAACGCGCCGCCGACAACATGCGCCGTCTGCTCGACCTGTTGCGCCGCCACAATGTGCGAGCCACCATGTTCGTGCAAGGCATGTTCGCCGAAGCCTTTCCCGCGCTGGTGGCCGAAATGGCGGCTGAAGGGCATGAGATTGCCACACACGGCTACTCTCACCGCCCCGTCTATGCCATCGGGGCACATCGCTTTGCCGACGAACTGACGCGCTCGGTTGCCTTGCTGGAAGCGTGCACGGGGCAAGCGGTACGCGGCTACCGTGCGCCCGACTTTTCGGTGACGGCGGAGACGCCCTGGGCGTTCGACATCCTGAAAGAAGCGGGCTTGCTCTACGATTCAAGCATCTTTCCCGTGCGCACACCGCGCTACGGCATGGCGGACAAGCCGCGCCGCATCCACATGCTGGACAACGGCTTGTGGGAAGTCCCGCTCTCGACCATCGAATGGGGCGGTCGGCGCTGGCCTGTTGCCGGCGGCGGCTACTTCCGCCTGTTTCCCTACGCCCTCACCCGCCGCGCACTCCAACGCCTGGAAGCCGAAGGCATGCCCGCCGTCGTCTATCTCCACCCCTACGAACTCGACCCGGACGAATTCGCCAGCATTCCGCACCACGTGCCGTGGCGCTTGCGGCTCTCCCAAGGGCTGGGGCGGCGGTCGGTCGCCGACAAACTGAGCACTTTGCTCAACGACTTCACCTTTGCGCCCATCGCTGAGCACCTGGCATCGTTGCAACCATATTCCGAGGTTTCCGCATGA
- a CDS encoding LpxL/LpxP family acyltransferase: MTRLFHFSDLPHLAFVGATLAWRTMPIRHRLPRAARIARILGDIWYTISRADAAHTRRNMAWGLGRAETDRLARDLFRETAYNKLLNDMLPKLRRAELTRLATPIGLEHVQPLLARRQSFILLGAHYGLNGYPALHMLEHQNIPTLGVLGYDMPANASEVYRRIVYPVRNYAHRSFDILTTNGLPQRRLLQAAQAGKALMILGDALDDETIRLQPPHVADIPFLNGTLRLKTGPVRLAQWLGLPIVPFFFRRRTVGYDMIFHPPISVSRDTPLEAPLTHFAALLNTYLADDPAPWAHWRHETLDQFMRPRSSASQSQMEVLHAHRHSPA; the protein is encoded by the coding sequence ATGACACGCTTGTTCCATTTTTCCGACCTTCCACATCTGGCGTTTGTTGGCGCGACCCTGGCGTGGCGCACCATGCCAATACGCCATCGCCTGCCGCGCGCCGCACGCATCGCGCGCATCTTGGGCGATATTTGGTACACCATCTCGCGCGCCGACGCCGCCCACACACGGCGCAACATGGCATGGGGCTTGGGACGCGCAGAGACCGACCGCCTCGCGCGCGATCTCTTTCGTGAGACGGCTTACAACAAGTTGCTCAACGATATGCTCCCCAAACTCCGCCGTGCAGAACTGACCCGCCTGGCAACGCCTATTGGGCTTGAGCATGTTCAGCCCCTGCTTGCACGCCGGCAAAGTTTCATCCTGCTGGGCGCGCACTACGGCTTGAACGGGTATCCTGCACTGCACATGCTGGAACACCAGAACATTCCCACCCTGGGCGTGCTGGGGTACGACATGCCCGCCAACGCTTCCGAGGTCTATCGCCGCATCGTCTATCCCGTACGCAATTATGCGCATCGCTCGTTCGACATTCTCACCACCAACGGTTTGCCACAACGCCGCCTGCTGCAAGCCGCGCAAGCCGGCAAAGCCTTGATGATTCTGGGTGATGCACTGGACGATGAGACCATCCGCCTGCAACCGCCGCACGTCGCCGACATTCCGTTCCTGAACGGCACACTGCGGCTCAAAACGGGGCCTGTGCGCCTGGCGCAATGGCTTGGGCTACCCATTGTTCCCTTTTTCTTTCGACGGCGCACTGTGGGCTACGACATGATCTTTCACCCGCCCATCTCCGTTTCCCGCGACACGCCGCTTGAAGCCCCCCTCACGCATTTTGCGGCGCTGCTCAACACCTATCTGGCGGATGACCCCGCACCGTGGGCGCACTGGCGGCATGAAACACTCGACCAGTTCATGCGTCCACGCTCATCCGCTTCTCAATCCCAAATGGAGGTTTTGCATGCGCATCGCCATTCACCAGCCTGA
- a CDS encoding WbqC family protein, with the protein MRIAIHQPEHIGYLGYYNKMLNADAWVILDNVQMAKRDFVRRNRIRTANGSMWLSVPVRTKGRYHQRICDVEIESERNWQKSHWKSIEQNYRRAPYFETYAPAIHAMYERPWHKIADLNIAFMQCIMALLGIERPLYTASALGVEGKSSQLLADLTAAVGGTEYLSGPMGREYLDESIFAERGLTVSYNDFCHPVYSQHHGEFIPYMAVIDLLFNHGPDSLDIIRAGTADITLQTNQ; encoded by the coding sequence ATGCGCATCGCCATTCACCAGCCTGAACATATCGGCTATCTCGGGTACTACAACAAAATGCTCAACGCCGATGCGTGGGTCATCCTGGACAATGTCCAAATGGCAAAGCGCGATTTTGTGCGGCGCAACCGCATCCGCACAGCCAACGGCAGCATGTGGCTGTCAGTGCCTGTGCGCACCAAAGGGCGCTATCACCAGCGCATTTGCGACGTGGAAATTGAGAGCGAGCGCAATTGGCAAAAATCGCACTGGAAATCCATTGAGCAGAACTACCGCCGCGCGCCCTATTTTGAGACCTACGCCCCAGCCATTCACGCCATGTACGAACGCCCATGGCACAAAATTGCCGACCTCAACATTGCGTTCATGCAGTGCATCATGGCGCTCCTGGGGATTGAGCGACCGCTTTACACGGCTTCTGCATTGGGCGTTGAAGGCAAAAGCAGCCAACTGCTTGCCGACTTGACGGCGGCGGTTGGGGGCACGGAATACCTTTCAGGCCCCATGGGGCGTGAGTACCTGGACGAATCCATCTTTGCCGAGCGGGGGCTCACCGTCTCATACAACGATTTTTGCCACCCCGTCTACTCCCAACACCATGGTGAGTTCATACCCTACATGGCGGTCATTGATTTACTCTTCAACCACGGGCCCGACTCGCTCGACATCATCCGCGCCGGCACTGCTGACATCACTTTGCAAACAAACCAGTGA
- a CDS encoding sulfatase family protein, which translates to MTNVLMLIMDATRADHLSCYGYERPTSPTLDRLAETGVLYEQCISPSSWTLPTMASIYTGLFVSQHGTSFLHQFLDTHWTTLGEVMQRAGYRTAMFGTGGWINRTFGFQRGFDCFETEVRGYKPLRRWFPQTTRIEKLARHIEKRLTADTQGKMTKRLSQNARRWLNADDETPFFAVIHFADPHWPYFRHRGFTPTREGRPSPWVFGMDGHKIITGEIEATDAYLDMLTDYYDGEIAFLDHAIGQLLDQLAEDGLLHNTLIIITADHGEHLGEHALTGHGNSMYEPLIHVPLIMRHPEYAHGGERVPSLVQTTEIFTTLLNLVGLTPDDVPNDVRGRALWPSHVAQAPLSFAVSEDPAPNVQRLARLTPDFDTTALEQPLRAIRTEQEKFIWRGDGAHEFYDLASDPRETTNRIAHMPERAAQLHAMLTEWVESINPLDVNVLEQTLDDDLIAQLKSLGYL; encoded by the coding sequence ATGACCAACGTCCTGATGCTCATTATGGACGCCACACGCGCCGACCATCTGTCGTGCTATGGCTACGAACGCCCGACAAGCCCCACCCTCGACCGACTTGCCGAAACGGGCGTGCTCTACGAGCAATGCATCTCGCCATCATCCTGGACACTGCCCACCATGGCGTCCATCTACACAGGTCTGTTCGTTTCCCAACATGGCACATCCTTTCTGCACCAGTTCCTGGACACCCATTGGACCACTCTGGGCGAGGTCATGCAACGAGCCGGCTACCGCACCGCCATGTTCGGCACCGGCGGCTGGATCAACCGCACGTTTGGCTTCCAGCGGGGCTTTGATTGCTTTGAAACCGAAGTGCGCGGATACAAGCCCCTGCGTCGCTGGTTCCCCCAAACCACGCGCATCGAAAAACTCGCCCGCCATATCGAAAAACGCCTGACCGCTGACACGCAAGGCAAAATGACCAAACGCCTGAGCCAAAACGCCCGTCGCTGGCTCAATGCCGACGATGAAACGCCTTTTTTCGCCGTCATTCACTTTGCCGACCCCCACTGGCCTTACTTTCGCCATCGTGGGTTTACACCCACACGCGAAGGACGCCCATCGCCCTGGGTCTTCGGGATGGACGGTCACAAAATCATCACGGGCGAAATCGAAGCCACCGACGCATACCTGGATATGCTGACCGATTACTACGACGGCGAAATCGCCTTTCTGGACCACGCCATCGGGCAATTGCTCGACCAACTCGCCGAGGACGGTTTGCTGCACAATACGTTGATCATCATCACCGCCGACCATGGCGAGCACCTGGGTGAACACGCGCTCACGGGGCACGGCAACTCCATGTACGAACCGCTCATCCATGTGCCGCTCATCATGCGCCATCCCGAATACGCTCACGGCGGCGAACGCGTGCCCTCGCTGGTGCAAACAACCGAGATTTTTACCACTCTGCTCAATTTGGTGGGGCTCACGCCTGATGACGTGCCCAACGACGTGCGCGGTCGCGCTTTGTGGCCGTCGCATGTCGCACAAGCCCCGCTCTCCTTCGCAGTGAGCGAAGACCCCGCGCCCAATGTGCAGCGGCTGGCGCGCCTGACGCCCGACTTTGACACGACAGCATTGGAACAACCATTGCGCGCCATTCGCACCGAGCAGGAAAAGTTTATCTGGCGCGGCGACGGCGCACACGAGTTCTACGACCTCGCCAGCGACCCGCGCGAAACAACGAACCGCATCGCTCACATGCCTGAACGCGCCGCGCAGTTGCACGCCATGTTGACCGAGTGGGTAGAAAGCATCAACCCCTTGGATGTGAATGTGTTGGAACAAACACTCGATGACGACCTCATCGCGCAATTGAAGAGCCTCGGATACCTGTAA
- a CDS encoding flippase, with amino-acid sequence MNPSLNDAQRVTRNSLAQLANFLAVSVSKFLIVVAIARFRGVEEVGAFSFVLTFVMTFGVLNHMGLLLLLVRDIGFHREHVHPYVGNALTMSLGLGAIGIITMPTIVWLLGYPSMIVEAVALAAVAMAIDTWGNILNAGFGGHERMDLSAFAIILQETAFFIVGAVVLILHLPFMTIFVVYVISRLVGLGSSTWLYRRHWGQWPRLRFDMHLQRQLGRKTLPYAFSMAMSPIFARVDILLLSYLRNTVEVGLYEVASILFYRLNVLARMFSVAMLPLIARQYGQIGRGVVKYVRPTMKLQAALALPISVGGWLLSAPLIGFIFGAQFMVAATAFQLMALMTLLRFWDTSLGLTLTALDKQNVRALMMGLGAAFNVGLNLWLIPRFGYMGAAYSSVLSEIAVFAGFWWAIRRELDEPIPWHSLGRLLAAALLMGGVVWLVRATLPLPLTIAVGVIAYTSGVIGLRALSPQETVHLLRILRIRRVPTPVRRLLRLPATEAWAFSAAKGEIE; translated from the coding sequence ATGAACCCATCTCTCAATGACGCCCAGCGCGTCACACGCAACAGCCTGGCACAACTGGCAAACTTCCTGGCGGTCAGCGTCTCGAAGTTTCTCATCGTGGTTGCGATTGCCCGCTTCCGCGGTGTGGAAGAAGTGGGGGCGTTTTCGTTCGTCCTCACATTCGTGATGACGTTCGGCGTTCTCAACCACATGGGGCTTTTGCTTCTGCTCGTTCGCGATATTGGATTCCACCGCGAGCACGTACACCCCTACGTTGGCAATGCGCTCACCATGAGCCTGGGCTTGGGGGCGATCGGCATCATCACCATGCCCACCATCGTCTGGCTCTTGGGCTACCCCAGCATGATTGTTGAAGCGGTCGCGTTGGCGGCGGTCGCCATGGCGATTGACACGTGGGGCAACATCCTCAACGCGGGATTTGGTGGGCACGAACGCATGGACCTTTCGGCGTTCGCCATCATTCTGCAAGAAACCGCCTTCTTCATCGTCGGCGCGGTTGTGCTCATTCTACACTTGCCATTTATGACAATCTTCGTCGTCTACGTCATCTCGCGCCTGGTTGGGCTGGGCAGTAGCACCTGGCTCTACCGTCGTCATTGGGGGCAATGGCCGCGCCTGCGGTTCGACATGCACCTGCAACGCCAACTTGGGCGCAAAACCTTGCCGTATGCGTTCAGCATGGCCATGTCGCCCATCTTCGCACGTGTGGATATTCTGCTGCTTTCCTACCTGCGGAACACCGTCGAAGTGGGGTTGTATGAGGTTGCCAGCATTCTGTTCTACCGCCTGAACGTCCTGGCGCGCATGTTTAGTGTCGCCATGCTCCCCCTCATTGCCCGCCAGTACGGGCAAATAGGGCGCGGCGTCGTGAAGTACGTGCGCCCCACGATGAAACTCCAAGCCGCGCTGGCGCTTCCCATCAGTGTTGGCGGCTGGCTGCTGAGCGCCCCGCTGATTGGCTTCATTTTTGGGGCGCAATTCATGGTAGCGGCAACCGCGTTCCAACTCATGGCGCTGATGACGCTGTTGCGCTTCTGGGACACATCGCTAGGGCTCACGCTCACCGCTCTCGACAAGCAAAACGTGCGCGCCCTGATGATGGGGCTGGGCGCCGCCTTCAACGTGGGCTTGAACCTCTGGCTGATTCCCCGCTTTGGCTACATGGGCGCGGCATACAGCAGTGTGCTCTCCGAAATTGCGGTGTTTGCCGGCTTCTGGTGGGCGATTCGCCGCGAACTGGACGAGCCTATTCCGTGGCATTCGTTGGGGCGCTTACTGGCGGCGGCGCTGTTGATGGGGGGCGTGGTCTGGCTGGTGCGCGCCACCCTGCCCTTGCCGCTGACCATCGCCGTTGGGGTAATTGCCTACACCAGCGGCGTGATTGGGTTGCGGGCACTCTCGCCACAAGAAACGGTACACCTTCTGCGTATCTTGCGTATCCGCCGCGTTCCCACGCCGGTGCGCCGTCTGCTTCGCCTGCCGGCAACCGAAGCCTGGGCGTTTTCTGCCGCGAAAGGAGAAATTGAATGA